In Calothrix sp. PCC 7507, one DNA window encodes the following:
- a CDS encoding Uma2 family endonuclease, which yields MVHTPATDILQLQRSLPEKRVSLHVDWDGYQTIRKTLGENRSAHLTYYNGILEIMTPLEAHENSSGLIGQFIEILTEEFNLNIKSMESTTLDRPGLKVGAEPDQGYYIANEPLVRGKTVDLNVDPPPDLVVEVDITHTDINKNILYAEIGVPEFWRYNGEILKIYELQNGQYQEVQMSPTFPGVPKEQLYEFLSNCAQRGETQAKRDLRVWIRKQH from the coding sequence ATGGTTCATACCCCTGCAACTGACATATTACAATTACAGCGATCGCTCCCAGAAAAGCGTGTGTCTCTTCATGTCGATTGGGACGGTTATCAAACAATCCGTAAAACCTTGGGTGAAAATCGATCCGCGCATCTAACCTACTACAACGGCATTCTGGAGATTATGACTCCATTAGAAGCACACGAAAATTCGAGTGGGTTAATTGGGCAATTTATCGAGATTTTGACTGAAGAATTCAATCTCAACATCAAAAGTATGGAATCGACCACCCTCGATCGCCCTGGACTAAAAGTGGGGGCTGAACCCGATCAAGGATATTACATTGCCAATGAACCCTTGGTGCGGGGTAAAACCGTTGATCTCAATGTCGATCCACCGCCAGATTTAGTTGTAGAAGTTGACATCACCCACACCGATATCAACAAAAATATTCTGTATGCAGAGATAGGAGTGCCGGAATTTTGGCGATACAACGGCGAAATCTTGAAAATTTATGAGCTGCAAAATGGTCAATATCAAGAAGTACAGATGAGTCCAACATTTCCTGGTGTTCCCAAAGAGCAGCTTTATGAGTTTCTGAGTAAT
- a CDS encoding PhoH family protein — protein MADALKIQLPNIPSAIALAGDGEENLKTLSQQTGASLVLRGQDLHISGTEKQIDLASRLVRSLEYLWTKGNLISNADISTARQALDSDRSEELQDLQRDILARTRRGEEIRAKTFRQRQYIDVLRRRDLTFCTGPAGTGKTFLAVVVAVQALLANQFEKIILTRPAVEAGEKLGFLPGDLQQKVDPYLRPLYDAINEFIDPEKVPNLIERGVIEVAPLAYMRGRTLNNAFVIVDEAQNTTPAQIKMVLTRLGFRSRMVITGDITQTDLPVNQQSGLAVAVQVLKHVEGIAFCEFSQRDVVRHPLVQRIVAAYEKYES, from the coding sequence ATGGCAGATGCCTTGAAAATTCAGCTGCCGAATATTCCTAGCGCGATCGCTCTGGCGGGAGATGGGGAAGAAAATCTCAAAACTCTATCCCAGCAAACAGGGGCCAGCTTAGTGCTGCGCGGACAGGATTTGCACATTTCTGGCACAGAAAAGCAAATTGATCTGGCGTCTCGATTAGTGCGATCGCTCGAATATCTCTGGACTAAAGGTAATCTCATTTCCAATGCCGATATTTCCACAGCTCGTCAAGCCTTGGATAGCGATCGCTCAGAAGAATTACAAGATTTACAACGAGATATCCTCGCGAGAACTCGTCGGGGTGAAGAAATTCGCGCTAAAACCTTTCGCCAGCGACAATATATCGACGTTCTCCGCAGACGTGACCTCACTTTCTGCACCGGGCCGGCTGGGACTGGCAAAACTTTTCTCGCTGTTGTCGTTGCCGTCCAAGCACTTCTAGCTAACCAATTTGAAAAAATAATTTTAACCCGTCCCGCCGTCGAAGCTGGCGAAAAACTCGGCTTTTTGCCAGGAGATTTACAGCAAAAAGTTGATCCCTATCTCCGCCCACTTTATGATGCCATCAATGAATTTATCGATCCCGAAAAAGTTCCTAATTTGATAGAACGCGGTGTCATTGAAGTCGCACCACTCGCTTACATGCGGGGACGCACCTTAAATAATGCCTTTGTAATCGTGGATGAAGCCCAAAATACCACACCCGCTCAAATAAAAATGGTTTTGACCCGTCTGGGTTTCCGTTCGCGGATGGTAATTACAGGTGACATCACACAAACTGATTTACCAGTGAACCAACAATCAGGACTTGCAGTAGCTGTGCAAGTTTTAAAACATGTTGAAGGTATTGCCTTTTGTGAATTTTCTCAAAGAGATGTTGTGCGCCATCCCCTAGTTCAGCGCATTGTTGCTGCTTACGAAAAATACGAAAGTTAG
- a CDS encoding KH domain-containing protein — MFLNRSVQQQQPHHNDGTQSAIASPNYDELVRFLVQPFLESPESLRVDCEISHTLKRAWIRIAFESTDKGKVFGRGGRNIQAIRTVIAAAAEAAGQSVYLDIYGSNSSDREGTSLDEDREERLPPPKSREQRGNTPRPIAKPRSR; from the coding sequence ATGTTTTTGAACAGGTCAGTGCAACAGCAACAGCCGCATCATAATGACGGAACACAATCTGCCATAGCTAGCCCCAACTATGATGAGTTGGTACGGTTTTTGGTACAGCCCTTTTTAGAATCCCCTGAGTCTTTACGCGTCGATTGTGAAATTTCTCATACTCTCAAACGGGCTTGGATTCGCATCGCCTTTGAAAGCACAGATAAAGGGAAAGTGTTCGGTCGCGGAGGACGCAATATACAGGCGATTCGCACTGTAATTGCCGCAGCGGCTGAAGCTGCCGGACAATCAGTATATCTAGACATCTATGGCAGCAACTCCTCTGACCGAGAAGGTACGTCTTTAGATGAAGACAGGGAAGAGCGATTACCTCCGCCCAAATCTCGTGAACAACGTGGAAACACGCCTAGACCTATTGCTAAACCACGCTCCCGCTAG
- the rpsP gene encoding 30S ribosomal protein S16, with amino-acid sequence MIKLRLKRYGKKREASYRIIAINSLSRRDGRPLEELGFYNPRTDEVRLDVPGIVKRLQQGAQPTDTVRRILVKANVFEQVSATATAAS; translated from the coding sequence ATGATCAAACTGCGCTTGAAGCGTTACGGTAAAAAACGGGAAGCAAGTTACCGCATTATCGCTATTAATAGTCTCTCCCGCCGCGATGGTCGTCCCCTAGAAGAACTGGGATTTTACAACCCCAGAACTGATGAAGTGCGATTGGATGTTCCTGGTATCGTCAAGCGACTACAACAAGGCGCTCAACCCACTGACACCGTCCGTCGCATTCTAGTAAAAGCCAATGTTTTTGAACAGGTCAGTGCAACAGCAACAGCCGCATCATAA
- the ffh gene encoding signal recognition particle protein encodes MFDALSDRLESAWKKLRGQDKISQSNIQDALREVRRALLEADVNLQVVKDFISTVEAKAQGADVLAGVRPDQQFIKIVHDELVKVMGEENVPLAEAAGETTIVLMAGLQGTGKTTATAKLALHLRKLERSCLLVATDVYRPAAIDQLITLGKQIDVPVFELGSDANPVEIARQGVERAKAEGINTVIIDTAGRLQIDEDMMAELARIKETVQPHETLLVVDSMTGQEAANLTRTFHDQIGITGAILTKMDGDSRGGAALSVRQISGAPIKFVGVGEKVEALQPFYPDRMASRILGMGDVLTLVEKAQEEFDLADAEKMQEKILSAKFDFTDFLKQLRMLKNMGSLGGLIKMIPGMNKLSDDQLKQGETQLKRCEAMINSMTRQERHDPDLLASSPSRRRRIASGSGYRESDVSKLVADFQKMRSLMQQMGQGGFPGMPGMFGGGGNAFAGAGNRPPAPGWRGYPGDAGAKKKKNKDKKKKGFGNL; translated from the coding sequence ATGTTTGATGCTCTATCTGATCGTTTAGAATCTGCCTGGAAAAAACTGCGCGGACAGGATAAAATTTCTCAATCCAACATTCAAGACGCTTTGCGGGAAGTACGCCGCGCCTTGTTGGAAGCAGATGTTAACCTCCAGGTAGTCAAAGATTTTATTAGCACAGTTGAAGCTAAAGCCCAAGGTGCTGATGTCCTTGCGGGTGTAAGACCTGACCAACAGTTCATCAAAATTGTTCATGATGAACTTGTAAAGGTGATGGGGGAGGAGAATGTCCCCTTAGCAGAAGCGGCTGGGGAAACCACCATTGTGCTGATGGCTGGGTTACAAGGTACTGGTAAAACTACAGCTACTGCTAAATTAGCCTTACATTTACGCAAACTAGAACGCAGTTGTTTATTGGTAGCCACAGACGTATATCGCCCAGCGGCGATCGATCAGTTAATTACACTAGGTAAGCAAATTGACGTACCAGTCTTTGAACTGGGTAGCGATGCCAACCCTGTAGAAATAGCCCGTCAGGGTGTGGAGCGAGCTAAGGCAGAAGGTATTAATACAGTAATTATTGATACTGCCGGTCGTCTGCAAATTGACGAGGATATGATGGCGGAATTGGCCCGCATTAAAGAAACAGTCCAGCCCCACGAAACGCTGTTAGTCGTGGACTCGATGACTGGTCAAGAGGCGGCAAATCTTACCCGCACATTCCACGATCAAATTGGCATTACTGGGGCAATCCTGACCAAAATGGATGGTGATAGCCGTGGTGGTGCAGCGTTATCTGTGCGGCAGATTTCGGGAGCGCCAATTAAGTTTGTGGGGGTGGGTGAGAAAGTTGAGGCACTACAACCGTTTTACCCCGATCGCATGGCATCGCGAATTCTCGGTATGGGCGATGTCTTAACCCTAGTAGAGAAAGCCCAGGAAGAGTTTGACTTGGCAGATGCTGAGAAAATGCAGGAAAAAATCCTCTCAGCTAAGTTTGACTTCACTGACTTCCTCAAGCAGTTGCGAATGCTGAAGAACATGGGATCGCTGGGAGGTCTGATTAAGATGATTCCAGGGATGAACAAGCTCTCAGATGACCAATTGAAGCAGGGCGAAACCCAGCTGAAGCGCTGTGAAGCGATGATTAATTCCATGACTCGCCAAGAACGGCACGATCCTGATTTACTCGCCAGTTCCCCCAGCCGCAGACGGCGCATTGCTTCCGGTTCTGGCTACAGAGAGTCAGATGTGAGTAAACTGGTGGCTGATTTCCAAAAAATGCGATCGCTCATGCAACAAATGGGTCAAGGTGGCTTTCCTGGTATGCCGGGAATGTTTGGCGGCGGCGGTAATGCCTTTGCAGGCGCAGGTAATCGTCCTCCAGCCCCCGGCTGGCGGGGTTATCCAGGTGACGCTGGCGCGAAAAAGAAAAAGAACAAAGATAAAAAGAAAAAAGGCTTTGGCAATCTTTAA
- a CDS encoding Rpn family recombination-promoting nuclease/putative transposase produces MKTDSIFYRLFQEFPNIFFELIGNSPETATEYQFSSVEVKQTAFRIDGVFLPQTEENPIYFVEVQFQADSGIYSRLFTEIHLYLRQNQPENDWLTVVIYPNRSIDTAKIKHYRESFACGRVTRIYLEELGATASLPLGIATIKLVIENEDQAIQAARELITRTSQEIDSVPQQQQLLQIIETILVYKFPSMDIEEIQEMFGLSDLKQTRVYQQAFAEGEQRGEQRGKLKTVPLLISLGLTVEQIAQELDLTVDEVRQAAQQPPE; encoded by the coding sequence GTGAAAACAGACAGCATATTTTATCGCCTATTTCAAGAATTTCCCAACATTTTCTTTGAATTAATTGGCAATTCTCCCGAAACCGCCACAGAGTATCAATTCTCATCAGTTGAAGTCAAGCAAACAGCTTTCCGCATCGATGGGGTATTTCTTCCACAAACAGAAGAAAACCCAATTTACTTCGTTGAAGTTCAGTTTCAAGCAGACTCAGGAATTTACTCCAGGCTGTTTACAGAAATTCATTTATACTTGCGCCAAAACCAACCTGAAAATGATTGGTTAACCGTGGTTATTTACCCAAATCGCAGTATTGACACAGCAAAAATCAAACACTACCGTGAGTCATTTGCTTGTGGGAGAGTTACCCGGATTTATTTAGAAGAATTAGGAGCAACTGCATCTCTACCCCTTGGCATTGCTACGATCAAATTAGTCATAGAAAATGAAGATCAGGCCATCCAAGCAGCCAGGGAGTTAATTACTAGAACCAGTCAGGAAATTGATTCAGTACCCCAACAGCAACAATTATTACAAATAATCGAGACGATTTTAGTTTATAAATTTCCCAGCATGGATATCGAGGAGATACAAGAAATGTTTGGATTAAGCGATTTGAAACAAACGCGAGTATATCAGCAAGCTTTTGCAGAAGGCGAACAGAGAGGCGAACAGAGAGGAAAGTTAAAAACAGTACCTCTGCTAATATCATTAGGCTTAACTGTGGAACAAATTGCACAGGAATTAGATTTAACTGTGGATGAGGTAAGACAAGCTGCACAACAACCTCCCGAATAA
- a CDS encoding DsbA family protein: protein MSQRIKVYSYSIYHSSNSYIGITLAEKALQDLPVDIERRPIYIPKGRGIKVAELQGRNESALLSSYHKEDCLRWAKKYGVEIRLKEYEEFARWVKRWEKMQFGREELPARAYYAACGTGKEHLLDAAFFRATYIDLLDVNDESVIKKVADDVGLDGDRILNLIHGEAATQAAVAALAEFEQFGCPGVPTWVIDGERFWGKDRVDWVAEKVRNMVHSVQNLQVSDVDNSQILIKDFLELSESSLSKIWLDPEEDEAWKDL, encoded by the coding sequence ATGTCGCAAAGGATTAAAGTTTACTCATACTCGATATATCACTCGTCAAATTCCTACATTGGTATTACCCTGGCTGAAAAAGCATTGCAGGATTTACCTGTTGATATTGAACGACGACCGATTTATATCCCAAAAGGGCGGGGTATTAAGGTTGCGGAGTTACAAGGACGAAATGAAAGCGCCCTTTTATCGTCGTATCACAAAGAAGATTGTTTGCGGTGGGCAAAGAAATATGGTGTTGAAATTCGGCTCAAGGAATATGAGGAATTTGCTAGGTGGGTGAAGCGCTGGGAGAAAATGCAGTTTGGCAGGGAAGAACTTCCTGCTAGAGCATACTATGCTGCTTGTGGAACTGGGAAGGAGCATTTGCTGGATGCGGCTTTTTTTCGAGCGACATATATTGATTTGCTGGATGTCAATGACGAGTCTGTGATTAAGAAAGTCGCCGATGATGTTGGACTGGATGGCGATCGCATTCTGAATTTAATCCACGGCGAAGCAGCTACACAAGCAGCAGTAGCAGCTTTAGCAGAATTTGAGCAATTTGGTTGTCCGGGAGTTCCCACTTGGGTTATCGATGGTGAAAGGTTTTGGGGTAAGGATCGTGTCGATTGGGTGGCTGAAAAGGTAAGAAATATGGTGCATTCAGTTCAGAATTTGCAAGTTAGCGATGTAGATAATTCACAAATACTTATAAAAGATTTTCTCGAACTGAGCGAGTCATCACTGAGTAAAATTTGGCTTGATCCAGAGGAAGACGAAGCTTGGAAAGATCTATAG
- a CDS encoding transposase gives MPYDPQKHHRRSIRLKGYNYTEAGAYFVTICTKAWQCLFGNVVNGEMQLNSLGYIAFHCWQTIPYHFPYIELDIFVVMPNHIHGILIITDNPVEARHCLALNQHSEGNPEQFGKPVRGSISTVIGSYKSVVSKRINIILQTKGQSIWQRNFYEHIGREQKALDNIQEYIVNNPQRWADDPENPQANSDIQDYLFDIPF, from the coding sequence ATGCCTTATGATCCACAAAAACATCATCGCCGTTCTATCCGCTTGAAAGGGTATAATTACACCGAGGCTGGTGCATATTTCGTCACCATTTGCACTAAAGCATGGCAATGTTTATTTGGTAATGTGGTTAATGGCGAAATGCAATTAAATTCTTTAGGTTATATCGCCTTTCACTGCTGGCAAACAATACCCTATCATTTTCCCTACATTGAATTAGACATATTTGTAGTTATGCCTAACCATATACACGGCATCTTAATCATCACCGATAACCCTGTAGAGGCAAGGCATTGCCTTGCCCTCAACCAACATAGCGAAGGCAACCCAGAACAATTTGGTAAACCTGTACGTGGTTCTATTTCTACAGTTATTGGTAGTTATAAAAGCGTTGTCAGCAAACGCATTAATATAATTTTGCAGACTAAAGGGCAATCAATCTGGCAACGCAATTTTTATGAACACATTGGCAGAGAACAAAAAGCTTTAGATAATATCCAAGAATATATAGTAAATAATCCCCAGCGTTGGGCAGATGATCCAGAAAATCCGCAAGCTAATTCTGATATTCAAGATTACCTTTTCGATATCCCTTTTTGA
- a CDS encoding GH116 family glycosyl hydrolase: protein MTNQFSPEIPVCTWSRPIGLGWDKPYTVRYASNIDDGPWHGMPLGGFGAGCIGRSSRGDFNLWHIDGGEHTFQNIPACQFSVFESHGTSSQAYALSTQAPEDGSLAGWKWYPASGGTYHALYPRSWFVYENVFQAQLTCEQFSPVWANNYQETSYPVAIFLWKAHNPTDAPITLSIMLTWENMVGWFTNALKSPEVRIRDDGSPVYEYQPRLGESQGNYNQLIENSGQVGCFLSQVDRDASVAEGDGSWCIATLKHPQIEVFHHTRWNPVGTGEDVWQSFAADGSLPNYQDATPAIENTRIGGAIAIRFTLQPGQTIEIPFSLAWDFPVTEFAAGVNYYRRYTDFFGRSGENAWAIASTALQEYQNWRSQIQRWQKPILEREDLPQWFKMALFNELYDLTSGGTLWSAASKLDPVGQFAVLECLDYRWYESLDVRLYGSFALLMLFPELEKSVIRAFARAIPHSDAHQRVIGYYYTIGADTTTAVRKVPGATPHDLGAPNEHVWEKTNYTCYQDCNLWKDLGSDFVLQVYRDFLLTGADDVEFLTDCWPAIVETLNYLKTFDQDDDGIPENSGAPDQTFDDWRLQGVSAYCGGLWLAALEAAIAISNILLNQNLADLGNLALQKSIYETWLAQSRPIYEEKLWNGQYYRLDSKSGSDVVMADQLCGQFYARLLGLPDIVASDRALSALQTVYEACFLKFYDGQFGAANGVRPDGSPENPQATHPLEVWTGINFGLAAFLVQMGMQDEALKLTQAVVKQIYDNGLQFRTPEAITTVGTFRASTYLRAMAIWAIYLGIGHRA, encoded by the coding sequence ATGACAAATCAATTCTCCCCGGAAATTCCTGTTTGCACTTGGAGTCGTCCTATCGGTTTAGGTTGGGATAAACCTTATACTGTCCGCTACGCTAGTAATATCGATGATGGCCCTTGGCATGGTATGCCTTTAGGCGGCTTTGGTGCAGGTTGCATCGGGCGCTCTTCTCGGGGAGACTTTAATTTATGGCATATTGACGGCGGTGAGCATACTTTCCAGAACATTCCCGCCTGTCAATTCAGTGTATTTGAATCTCATGGCACTTCTTCCCAAGCCTACGCCTTATCTACTCAAGCGCCAGAGGATGGTAGTCTTGCAGGGTGGAAGTGGTATCCGGCGAGTGGAGGTACTTATCATGCCTTATACCCCCGTAGTTGGTTTGTGTATGAAAATGTGTTTCAAGCACAGTTAACTTGTGAGCAGTTTTCCCCTGTTTGGGCGAATAACTACCAAGAAACTAGTTACCCAGTGGCAATTTTCCTGTGGAAGGCGCATAACCCAACAGATGCACCGATTACTCTCAGCATCATGCTGACTTGGGAAAATATGGTGGGTTGGTTTACGAATGCGTTGAAATCTCCAGAGGTGCGGATACGAGATGATGGCAGTCCGGTTTATGAATATCAGCCGCGTTTGGGAGAAAGTCAAGGTAATTACAATCAGCTAATTGAAAATTCTGGACAGGTTGGTTGTTTTTTATCTCAGGTTGATAGGGATGCATCCGTCGCTGAAGGGGATGGTAGCTGGTGTATTGCCACGTTGAAGCATCCCCAGATAGAAGTATTTCATCACACCCGGTGGAATCCTGTGGGTACAGGGGAAGATGTCTGGCAAAGCTTTGCAGCAGATGGCTCGTTGCCTAATTATCAAGATGCAACTCCTGCAATAGAGAATACACGAATAGGTGGAGCGATCGCTATCCGTTTCACTCTGCAACCAGGGCAAACTATAGAAATTCCCTTCTCTCTGGCTTGGGATTTCCCGGTGACAGAATTTGCAGCGGGAGTGAACTATTACCGCAGATATACAGACTTTTTTGGTCGGAGTGGTGAAAATGCTTGGGCGATCGCATCTACTGCTCTCCAAGAATATCAAAATTGGCGATCGCAGATCCAACGTTGGCAAAAACCAATTCTAGAACGGGAAGATTTGCCACAATGGTTCAAAATGGCTCTATTTAATGAGCTGTATGACCTCACTAGCGGTGGTACTCTCTGGAGTGCAGCGTCAAAACTTGATCCTGTTGGTCAATTTGCGGTTTTGGAATGCCTAGATTACCGCTGGTATGAAAGTCTCGATGTGCGGTTATATGGTTCATTTGCCCTTTTAATGCTGTTTCCAGAATTAGAAAAGTCGGTAATCCGGGCATTTGCACGGGCTATTCCCCACAGTGACGCTCATCAGCGGGTAATTGGCTATTACTACACAATTGGCGCAGACACAACAACCGCCGTTCGCAAAGTCCCAGGTGCAACACCCCACGATTTAGGCGCACCCAATGAACATGTGTGGGAAAAAACCAACTATACCTGCTATCAGGACTGCAATTTGTGGAAGGATTTAGGCAGTGATTTTGTGTTGCAGGTGTACCGGGATTTTCTGCTAACTGGTGCTGATGATGTGGAATTCCTGACAGATTGCTGGCCGGCAATTGTGGAAACCCTCAACTATCTGAAAACCTTTGATCAAGATGATGATGGCATTCCTGAGAATTCCGGCGCACCTGATCAAACCTTTGATGATTGGCGATTGCAGGGAGTGAGTGCCTATTGTGGGGGTTTGTGGTTGGCTGCTTTGGAGGCAGCGATCGCTATTAGCAATATTTTATTAAATCAAAACCTTGCTGATTTAGGTAACTTGGCGTTACAAAAATCCATCTATGAAACTTGGTTAGCCCAATCCCGCCCCATCTATGAAGAAAAACTCTGGAATGGGCAATATTACCGCTTGGATAGCAAGAGTGGTTCCGATGTGGTGATGGCGGATCAGTTATGTGGGCAATTCTATGCCCGACTATTGGGATTACCAGATATTGTAGCGAGCGATCGCGCCCTTTCTGCCCTGCAAACTGTTTATGAAGCTTGCTTCTTGAAATTCTACGATGGTCAATTTGGGGCTGCAAATGGCGTTCGTCCCGATGGTTCACCAGAAAACCCGCAAGCGACTCACCCGCTGGAAGTCTGGACAGGAATCAACTTTGGACTAGCAGCTTTTCTCGTGCAGATGGGAATGCAAGATGAAGCTTTGAAGTTGACGCAAGCTGTAGTAAAGCAGATTTACGACAACGGACTACAATTCCGCACCCCTGAAGCCATCACCACCGTTGGTACTTTCCGCGCCAGTACTTACCTGCGGGCGATGGCTATTTGGGCGATTTATTTAGGAATAGGGCATAGGGCATAG